The Erigeron canadensis isolate Cc75 chromosome 1, C_canadensis_v1, whole genome shotgun sequence genome segment AATGAACACAGTGACATAAACATATGGATTGTGCGTCTGTCAATGTTCACCTGTTAAGGAAATAAGCTAGTTTGTCTTCTTTAAGATGCTAAAAGAACACGAAGGACATAATGAACCCATGTAAACATAAGCAAACACAATTGGAGGAACAtgtaaatagatatatagatagaacTATAGAAGccataatttgaaaaaaaaacctacaaaAAGTTCATAATTCGAAAATGATGTATGCAACATCTTTGATTCTAAAATAGCTCCAGAAGACACTctaaataaataactttatgGTAAAGTTCAATTAAAACTATTTTCCGGAATTCTTCAAATAGCAGACTTATAGCAACTACACTTCAACCTTTAGCCTCACCACACACGATCACCATCCATCCTGAGATCAATTGTTAGAAGCATATAATTAGCAAGagattttatgcattttaaCACGCACTTAAATGGCTCAAGAACAAATGATTAATCAAAGACCGAAACCATATAGGTTTTCTTGACAAAacgtcaattttttttaaatcaataataatcaaCTAAATAACTTGCTAATCTATACttatatactatctaataaaacaaaccacccttttttttttcttaaactttctgcctttgaaaaaccaaaaatacccttcttctttatttactaatttaaacatctccatctaatatacctattactagtcttaatacccgtacgatgtacggattatataatatttgatgatacAGAGAATACGTGGTTGTTAGATATCTAAGTTTTGATACCGTACTTTCACATATTATATGAAACCCATATGAATtggataatatatttgtttaattaaatgtttaaaaCTTTAGCAAAtatcttatcttttaatatagtTGTATTCcatatatgatgttaacattattaatttcttttataaatcatggaaacttaatatataattagatatatatttatattatatctaaagattagtatttgattacaattaggtaaTTATGAATTAGAAATCTTTTTTAGTTACACCAAGTGACACATGTCGTGCAAGGAATGTGTCAAGTTTCaatcaaaaatcttttttatattaaatctaaagaaagaatagtatttgattacaattaggtaaTTATGAATTAGAAATCTATTTTTAATTACATCAAAAGTGACACATGTCGTGTAAGGAATGCGCCAAGTGTCGATCAAAAAAATacacaatcctgttttagtatattggtagatacccttaatgaaataatttacagtatagatcccccaacacttaaaataactacaataccacctttaaacatcaattacttttacattcaccactatCGTCGCCCCCATCACCGTCCCCATTGCCGCCCCCATCACCGTCCCCACtgccgcccccaccaccgtctccaccaccacctctgCCATTACTACCCCCACttccgccgcattgcgcggggcATAAGTTTAGTAAAGATAACAATAAACTTGGAATATTAAACTGTAGACAAtaatttctataattaattttgaatctTCTCATGGGTTGGGCCTGTCACTGGGTAAAGTTCCGGATCACCGGATCGCCTGCATCAAGAATAAGAACAAGgtaaattacattaattatattaagGATCAGCATGCATCTTTATTCCGTAAGTGCTCAATGGATACAATATTACCGTATTGTTATAAGGAACTGAAAAGCCAAGAAACAACAAGTATAAGTTCCTTAACCATGCTTCTCATGACAACATAAAAAGCAGATAGATATTATTTTGTTTCCCACAGTGCACGCCAACAACAATCACAATCTTTTGGATATTCTGGAAAACAAAGTGCGTTGAACTCTTTAGTTTCTaagatttttatgttaataCTTCATGTCACTGGCGTATTACAGATCAGACTAGTTTATCATAATTCATAGTTGTGAAGTTCGAATCTTTCACATGGTGTCGGTTACCATTAATCTATTTCATTTACCAAATATGGCACAATGACTAATGCGTGTGGTTGTTTCCGAAGAACAGTTGATACAAATATGGCCAGATTTCATATCCACGTACTCAATTTACAAGAGTTACTTATTTTAACTTGCTTCTTAACATCTGGAGTGATCATAATCTTAGaaaggggttgggtattgtaaaacaagtattaaagtaaaacaaataagacaagatcttgaccgttagatcatggttaaattgatgcacgaagattcacgaagcaattgatgtacgatgattttcatgatgcacggtgattatcactgaagaaaaacctattgttttatttattttactttaatagttgttttatctTACCTAAACCATCTTAGAAATTATAGGCAATCTAGATCTTAGGTCACTGGCGACATGCCAAATCCTTTATTTAAACTACATGAAGTCCACAAAAAAAGAGCCAAGTCTACTTGACTACTTCCCACATCATGGGGTCCAGGTAAATGATAGGACGAAGCATCCTgaaataaaaatacatgtacGGATTCTAAATTTATGCAACAGAATATATTAACTACCGAGATTGTGCCTACGTGCTGCTCAAGATGCACCTAGTACAGATGGAGTGTCAGAAATTGTATCAGACCGTAAAAGGAAGGTGAGTAATTGGAGAAGAAAGGGCGATGGCTGGTGGGGTATTGGAGGCAAGGGGGCGGTCGGCAGGGGTAACCCTATTGACGATCATGGAACTGGAAGGTGCATGGAAGGGAATCATATACCTCGTTGAGGAGATAGGCTCTGGGCTATCAATGAAAGTAAAGAAGCTATATGTACTTGCACTTCTGTTTGATTTATTATCCATTATTTCTAAATATAAACCAAAGAACATAATGAAGCTTAACGAACGAACATAAATAGACGTTCACAAGCGAGACACTGTCTAAGTATGTTATTTTTGCTAAATGGATAGAAAATGTTTATAATGCTCGTTCTTTATGAACAAAGGAGAATAAATGAATCTCCATTTGCATAGTTTGCTGAATGTTTGGTTCAAAACTCATAAATCAGGACTGCAGTTCACGCTTGACGTAGTGATAATTAtcttatttgatatttttttttatttattctgtGTTCTCTAAGTTATGGTAACACAACCCTAATGCCTGCTTTACATAACTTGAAAGCCTTGGTGTTTGATGTTAGGACAGAATTGCATGTGTTGACTGGGCACATTGGATGTCATTGGAGGGATACAGCTGCGTAATAACATTAAGTGGTTCCTTTTCGTCAACTGTTTTGCTTGCCTTTTTATCCATTCTCTCCTTGAATCTTTTATTCAAGTTGGCTGGTTGCCACTTCCATAAGTAACCCAGTGATCATATAAGAACTCTCTCTGTCTCTAGCTGGCACCCCACTGCTGGGTTGCTCCTTTCTCTGAAAGTTTGACTATCATATTATGCAGGTTCATGTGCCTATATAGTGCATTAATGTTCTTGTGTATATCCTTTTCAGGTGGCAGAAAAATAGGTTTGTATGTACCTCCTATCTTTTCAGGTGGCGGAGATATAGGTTGTACAACTTGAACCGAGATTCTGTACTTAAGCTCTGGGAAGACTTATAGTGTGATATTGCGGTTTCATGTATAGGTCATGAGATAAGGTAACACCTGAATCGTAGGTCCTGGACAACGTGTCGTCTTAGACCTGTCATCGGTTTGGTATGAAATGGTTTAAACGTTGAAATGATAAAGTCTGTTTTTCTATATGATGTAATAATTTCTGAAGATCTTTTTTCCAAATGTATgatttgttaattatttatctTACAATATGTTGAATTAATGGCTCTTTCCAAATGTATGATTTGTCAGTTATAATTATCTAAATATCCTTATATGGATGTTGCTCATGTTTGTTTAGTTTTACTATTTAAAAGTCAACTAAgataaaataaacttattttacaaaagtattagtttaaATGCAAATATATTTAACCCTAAATAATCATATATCTTGAAATTtaacaaactaaattatatCAAGCTTAGATTAGAAATTGTACGTTGAAATAGCCCTTCCATTTTTATCATATCTTTGTTTTGTGCGCATTACAATTAACATCGctttttcatttctatttacCGTTCAtatctcttttcttcttcaatcttgaaatatttataaatctcATTTTTACCGACTTATGTAGCATTAGACAAAGCTAAAAATTATTAGATGTTATAATCACTGCATCATGATACCATGTCTGATTTCATTGTAAAAAGCTTGTATTTGTGTTTTTAGACGTTAGCAtcaagaaaaatcaaaatgagttACTTGAAGTAAAAACAGAAGTAATCCAACAATTAACTATATTAACTTTTGAGGTAactgtatatttattttacaaggAAGAAAGTAAATTAAGTGAATTTTCTTCAAATGTTTACAAAAAATCAAGTGTAGCAAAGAATATGGTATTTTAGCTGTCTTTTTAATTGCTAGTTGCGACGGATCATGACCTTTTCCCAGCAGCCTGGCCACAAAGAAGGGCATTTTCTGGCAATGGGTACTCGTCTCGTGGCGACATCACCGGAGAATAAACTCGTAGATAGAACTGCTCGCCTAAATATTGTCGTACCCAAAACTCGTTTCTGATATTCCACATCCCGACATTGTCAAGTGCAATGTATATCGCTGTCCATGATTTCGGGTATACCTTCATTCAAACAGTTAGACATATTTTTAGCCCGATGTTATTGTATCGTATACGAGCAATAATAAATCGAGTTCAACATAATTTTAGACAAAGCCAAAAGAGGCTAACCTGCACGGTACATCGCGAGACTGCATCGACTAGATTGTAATTACTTCGACTCGTCTCACTCCATTCCCCTTGGTCCATTCTGTGTATCGAAAAACATTATTAATAACAGAATCTTTGAACCAAACGGccccttaatatatattataggaTTTTGCATATAATGAGACAAGAAAATTAATTACCCAACAACAAAGAAGTTGTATCCATCAAGATGCCAACTTTGCATAATATTCTCTTGATTCTCGAACACGATCTCAATGAAATCTCGAAAATCGGCACCCATAACCGACGTGTCAAGATACGGGGCCTTATCCGAGGGAAGGTCAGGAATACTCCCGACCTCGAAAATTCCACTAATGTTGAAGTGATCTGCTAGCTTAAGAGGTGTATCAGCAGGGACAAATGACACACTATTAACATTGTATCTTTGTTTTCGGTCGATTATGGATGCAGATCCACTGATTCGAATCGTTCTTGTTATGTTAATCTGTCCGTAATGATACGATCCTTGAGGGTTCGGCCTCGGTCCACTAGCCGTTAAGTTAGTCCTGAAAAAATAAAACGAACAGTCAATACCTAACGACAAACGTAGTCGCAAATGACCCGTTGCGAAAAAACGTTATTGTTTTTACCTGATGGATCTGGCTTGGTTTAGTGACCAAACAATATCGGTTTCAGGAGGCGGTGGAGGGGTGCCCGATACCGCCTTTTGGGAGTTAGTATAACGGAAGATAGCCGTCGTGTTGAGGTTCTTACTATCGAAACGAGAAGAAATGGCCATATAGTAATCTTGTGGTGGTTGATCTGCCGTAACGAGAACAGAATAGGACTGCCCGACGTGAATATCAAGTGACGATAACGACGTTTGTACGGTATGGGTCCCCTCGACTTCGACTAATTTCATCGTGTGACCTTCGATCCTAAAGTTTAACGAGTTTCGTAGACCCACATTTGATATCCTTAGCCTATAGGTTTTACCTGAGATATATTTTGTTCGGTACGTTCGCTTCAGTTATAAGTAAAAACTCGcaacaattttcaaaaacaatcgtctatatatatttaccttgCTCGACATTATATGTTACACCACCGTCACCACGACCGTTGATCAAAACCCCATCCGGAAACGGAAGCATCCATCCGAGGTCCGCGATTTTTCTAAGTACCTAAAAGACATAacattgaaaaagaaagataaaaaaccggtttttactaaaaaaaaaagatagtagACTTGCTAAAATGTAACATTGTGAACAAAAATACATTTCTAGTTAATTACCGTGTGATTTGTTGTGTACCAATCTCCTATAAGAATCGAGTAATCATCAGCCGGGTCTGGAAAGGGAACGGGGATTCGGGGTCTGCTAAGGATTTTGATGGCCCCGAATCCACCGGCTGCTTTCTGTAACCCGATAGACGGGAAATAAAAGAAGCTTCCGATTTGATCTTTGACTTGTAATTTGTATGTATAGTTTTGGCCCGGTGGGATCGGGCAAGTAGTCCCGTAAACTCCGTCTACGTACGAATTCCGTCTTTGTTGTACTCCATtcctaaatttaaaaaacacgGAATCATATTATATTTCGGCAACTTGTTTTTAGTGTTATTTTTTGCCGAATGTTATGTCATGtcttttgtttaataaaattaatgtcATATTCAATTAGTCAACTAGCGAATGGTTTCTTGTTAGAGTGGTTTAAGGGTGAAATAACTAGAGGTACTATTGATGATTAAtataaagttttcaaaaaaaaaataataataatattgaaaaTACAATTTTGGTAAGTAGTTGTTAGACGAAATCATAGTTAACGCGGAATATGGAATATTAGAATGTTCACATGATCATTCCCTAATGTGTTCACATTTCTATAATTAGTTGATTGATTAATTAGATGAAATACTCTTTATGGGTTGGTTCATGCATTTCAAAGTTTGTACATTGTTCAATTATATTATGTAGAAGACAAAATTTTCGACCTCCTTCTGAATCATTAGACCAATAGCTCATTGGCGTATTATACTCTAAAGAACTCAAATGGAGAGGCTACGTACCATGAAATAAGAAAAGGCTCCGGTAAGTTATTGAAGACATTGATGATGAGATTATCGTTTGTGACTGAATATATTTCCGGGCCTGGAAACTGCCCATTTATCAATATTCCCTGTGAAACAAATCGTAAAACAAGTTATATATCtccataaataataaaaacataagccAAAGCCCCTATATATAGAGATCTAATGATACTGATTTAGTCCTGTATATACTAGTGATCATCACAAAAGAGTGTCATCAAGATTTATAATAAATATCGATCCTAGCTTACCTGTTGACGAATGCCCATAGGGTATATGTCACCATATGTAACATTCCATGTAAAAAAGCGATACGGGTCTTCGGCATTGATGATCACGACAAGAGATAGAAGAACACAGAGCCCAAATGACACTCCATTGTGTATATGCATCTTTCTCATGTTAAATCAAAGAAGAGAATAGAATGGCGAGAGGAGAAAGATATATTTGAGATAGTTGATATTGCATGGAGTGTTTATTAGATGAAAAGATAGTGTTTATATAGGAGTCATATTTTGTGAATGGGTCTAACCACATGGACCCACTTGTTTTGTTTATGTAAGCAGCTGGACCATCCGGAGAGAACCCTTTAAATTTTACTCGTTTTAAGCTTCCAAATAtatctaagttttttttttttttttaataaattatacataacttaataaattattaagaGTAGTCactctatactcctttataaaaagaataacattCTCTTTTCTAAATGTTGAATATTATACATGACGATATTATACTTATACCATCATTCTCTACTCCTTGAACACACACAACTCACCCCTTGAACACACACAATTCACACCttgttaatatatgtatagCATTGCGATTTAAACATGCTTCATTCGGGAGAAAAAGAGGTGTACATCGGATGATTTTGTAATGTCAATTGTATCCGTCGTAACACGCATAAACTATGCtaataaaatttattcaaatatttataaatcaaaattttaaggaATAATGAACCTAAAAAACCGGTTCTAATTTACATTTAGAATGGAAATGGATGAATCGGGTTGTGTaacaaaagaatatatatttggTTTGTGTTTAGATAGAAACAAGAAAGTGTCCATACAAACTTTTCTAGCAATCTTTTTTTTCCCAAACATTCGATCGATATACGACATCGGGAAAACTtcactgtataatggtgaaaccttgcACGTAGCCTAAACAACGAGATGTTAACCATAAGTAGTTACAAGTATTTAGAAGGAAAATCTCAAAGTTTATTATCTCTAAAGACCGAACTCAATACCTTGGATAAGACCAACAGGAGTGCTTCTGACCAGTTGAACTGATCTTCATTAATCGACAACAATACCAGAATATTagtcattaaaattaaaatcttttgtGATTAAAACCAATCTAGTTTTAGTttatgtttgactttttttaaataCTAGAGttctatatatgttaaaaaactaGCTTTCGGTAAGATGTTAAAAACGAAAATTAAGACTAATGTGTCATAAGGGGCTAAGGGCCACACTTAAATAAAAGTGAAACAAGAAATTGTACGTCACTTATTTGGAATTTTGGATAAATGTACGTATGGAATATTTCTTTTCGAAATTTGAAGAATAAATATGCACACGTCCAAAAACCTACCAAGTGTCGAACTCTTCTCGTTGTCATACAAacttatcattgaattatgatACTTCATTTTAATTGAAAGATTAagatttttaactttattaataaaactGTTATCAACTTTAAAAGATCTTGATCTATAGCCCAAACATAAAACACCGGCCTTAGCCCCGACAAAAACCTATACTCTCTTTTGTAAGACTATTAATAAATCGAGTCGAAATCAAGTTTGATGGGCTCGTGAGTCTCACTACTGTTGACATATATTACATTGTACGTTTTTTATTCGTATAACaatattttacaaattattacttttttgattttttatttttaagggcATCAATAAACAACTATGATTTAACTAAGTACTAATAtgactttaaataaaataagtttatagttagctttgtttgacttttaatAGAAGTCAAGAGTCCGATTATCATCTCTAACATGTTAAAGGTGAATATGGAAgtagtttatttagttttggaTATGAATAATGTTGTTTACATGTcacaattacatatatacattgaGGAAAATAGTATTGgacaaaatattattttattttaattttcttttgagAGTTAAAAAAACTGAATTAGACatttaatttatcaaaaaattaaaaaatttgttatataaaGTATTGATTTGATAGTAAAGTATGAATATGACTTAAACCTTAGTGGCCAGAGGTATCTTTTAAATTTACTATATGGGCGTCGGGGGTGAGTTTGCCTAAGGTTTCGGGTTCGAGCCTTGGGAATTTTATCTAAAAGGTATTTTTCATGATAAGGGTGTTGGGGGTCTAGAAATATCTAGTTAAAATTGTCTATAAGACGTTTGAATCGAAAATCACTTtgcaaaaattaaattaaaactaaaaatttcttagtagtttttatatcaaaatttttagttatatacttaGGAGAGACCATTTCTATAAgaatttgtaaatatttacgagtataatttagcatattttaattaagttcCCTACACGAGACACCACGTTGACATTTGCGTACGCATTGGGTAGCAAAAAGTGTTATGCCtttcatatttattatttaacacCACACTTTCATTTCTTTACAATTCACCCTACCTACTTTTTAGTGATCATCTTGCCATAATGCTAAATAGTTCCACTAAAGTTTTTGACATCAACCTAGCTACCTCGTCATCTACAAATACTGACTTTATTACAAACAATAACTCTGTCGTCATCGAGCGTTTTTTTAACGTCCAACCAAACGTATACGGAGTATAATCCAAACATCATTCAGAATAACTTGATGATAAAAAGCTACTCCTAGTTGGCCTAATCCAGTAGAACTAACTTCAGAGGTTAGATATCTCTCAACGCTTCTGCTCGTAGGCATGACAATGAATTAATTGTAAAATCTGGTACATGTTTGCTCATACTCGAACCTGAGTCTTCCAAGCTAAACCATCATTAATAGACTCCAATGTCATTTCTTTCATGGAAATATTGGTTTGTCAATGAGCTGTTGGTTTAATAATACAAGTATAAACCAAAAACATGGGAGATGAAATGTTTCGCCTCTCTGAAATCTCGCGTTCGAATGCAAATATTGacctttattaattattaaactaGGAATATGATAAATACTTACAATCAACATTTACCGAAGGCTGGCAATTGGGTACCTGTTAATACATGTTAGAGTAAATGTTAAGCAAAAAATGTACTATGCaactttttctaattttaaaaatagttgtttttaatatttataaattcaacatttaacttttttgatacGTAAATGAATAAATGTCACGCTTAAATCATCAAAGGTAAGTGTTAAATGAGTCGTTTTCATGTTTGAGAGAATTTTGTGCGTACCGAACCTGTGTTAAGACACGATTTGCCAGTCTTTTATTTACCGTAAAAGTTGTAACAAAATATGCATTAACTCTGAGTTTAAAATTTTACATGTTTTACTAACAAAAGAAACTTGTTCATAGTGACTTTCCACATGACCACATATAAACTTTGTTAGTTGTCACAACAGATTGCCATGAAACAAGGTAAACTTACGTGTGAGTGTATCGCGATATTAATATTACCAATTTCAGTTGTAAGAAGTTTTTGCAATTTAGATAAAATCTCGACTTAACAAAGTAAAATTCTCAATTACAACGCAATGTTTCTTAATATAGAAACTATTCATTACCACTTTTGTATCTAATTAAATGGGGTAATGTGCATATGTTTTTCTTATGGGGTTTGATAAAtattaaggtgcataaattatttgtatatttaccatgaaaatcaagggtgaacttttaatatggaaaataCTAGTTATTTTATGCACGTTggctgtatttaacatttctttttttttattattgttaattaaaTGATACTCAATTATGTATTGTAATACACGTCAAGATACAATATAGGGAATGTATCAtggacaaaaataaaaattgtccATATATCTTTCTATGTGGAAAAAggtcaaaataataaatatatttggaAAATGAAGAATAAAAATTACGGAGTATTATTACAGTGGTTTTTATAGAAAAGAATTTGAGAACTATTTTAAAAGacttaattttgttttgaaatacATAATAAGTATTTTGAAAGTAATACAATAAtagtaatatttataatattaacgTAAAAGTACGACCATTTACTGGCGTGCGAAAGAACCCGTGATTACGGAGGACGAATGGACGATATGCACGGGAAATCCCATgtgtattttttctttatacagCTCAGAAACTATTAATCGCGTCCGTCCAATCTTTAATGAAGTTTCCATTGCGTGTGTAGAACCCGCAAGAATTGACGGTGATGATTGAAACACCAACTTgctatgattattattattgtacgCGGTTAACAGCTAATGATTTGTTGGGAAGTATTTTAGACGGCGCTTTGACGGCCGCAAAATTATACACGTTCTTTTTTAGACTTCACTATATTTGCCACCAATGGGCTCTAACCTTTCGGTTTAGTAGTCCAAGTAAGAGGTTAGAAATTTTGGCTCTCAGAAATATTTCGGGTTTAAAACTGAATAttggtatttttttattttttttattttttgacaaGTCTGGATATTGGTATTTaataaacattataaaaatactaatatttaatatttgtcgcgaaaaaaaaaaaaacacaaaaagtcATATATAGTTAACAAAATATTGATGTTTTATAAAGACATATATTCGGAGTTATTAATTATCGCTTAATGTTtacagtaaaaaaaatataaaaaatagatcACTAGTCTACAATTCTCGTGAAGTAGTTTGTGTGTTCACTCAATAAAATGTTTTCAAAAATAACttcaatttagttttttttgtaattCTTACGAAATGGCTTCCAAGTTACCCAGTATATTCACTATTGTATATCTCATTGGtgtattacattttttttacttgaaatagtttttaaatgaaGAAGTTACAAATAATATCAAaaagttgattatttttttcatttttaataccAAACATATACGCCGTTTGTTTTTCCGTTAATGCCCTCACGTGACCGACACGTGAAgttatcaaaaatgaaaattttcccacttaaaaattataagtgaaaattttgacaacttcaattaaaatgtaattttctcgaAAAATATTGACCATGTGTTTTTGAAGAgttgtttaattattttaaaacacTTAAGTTTTGAGTTTTAtctacattatattataatatatatacaagtaatatttcaaaaatcttttgaagagtttatttaattttgataaCTTCAGttaccaaatatataattttctcGGTGTATTataaagggttaaaagaaaaatcatgtgtCTGGTGCATATGCATGGAATCACTTAGAGTTCTCCACAAAAAAACTTATATGCGATAAATGCAGAATTTTAGACGGTAACCCACCTTAGTTTGAGTTTTACTTTCTATATTTGTGAAGTGGGTTACTGGAGACGTTTACAAAATTCTTAAATATCATCCAAACATTCGTGTAAATTAAAAGAGCGATATGATAATCTGTCGTtaagaaaattaataataagacCGAGACTAGGCCTAACTTAAATCGAGGCCGTTCTACATGCATGAAATAAGCCTTCAAAAACTACTAGAACCTGGGCCAAATCAGGTTGGGCTTCTATCATTATTATACCCACATCATGTGTAGTGATCTTGATCTTTTTTCCAACCAgatgatattattaaaaaagagCAATGCAACTAACAATACTGTTGATATAATGAAAATGCGGGAGAAGTTAAAAATGACGATCATGACGAGGAGCAAGATGGaaatatgtttagttttatCAGTGTATTAATTTAATCTATACTAgtagtataataaaaaaaatagtctcatgttgaaagttatataGGAAAAtgactataatactcttaatgagtATATAATACTATCAgtccatttttcttttaatatatatggattaactctttacatcaattatctaacaTCACTCGACGCCGTCACTACCATCAACAGCTGgctcccaccaccacaccgtcgccgcaaCGAaaaccgccgcattgcgtggataacgttttagttttataaaa includes the following:
- the LOC122599274 gene encoding L-ascorbate oxidase homolog: MRKMHIHNGVSFGLCVLLSLVVIINAEDPYRFFTWNVTYGDIYPMGIRQQGILINGQFPGPEIYSVTNDNLIINVFNNLPEPFLISWNGVQQRRNSYVDGVYGTTCPIPPGQNYTYKLQVKDQIGSFFYFPSIGLQKAAGGFGAIKILSRPRIPVPFPDPADDYSILIGDWYTTNHTVLRKIADLGWMLPFPDGVLINGRGDGGVTYNVEQGKTYRLRISNVGLRNSLNFRIEGHTMKLVEVEGTHTVQTSLSSLDIHVGQSYSVLVTADQPPQDYYMAISSRFDSKNLNTTAIFRYTNSQKAVSGTPPPPPETDIVWSLNQARSIRTNLTASGPRPNPQGSYHYGQINITRTIRISGSASIIDRKQRYNVNSVSFVPADTPLKLADHFNISGIFEVGSIPDLPSDKAPYLDTSVMGADFRDFIEIVFENQENIMQSWHLDGYNFFVVGMDQGEWSETSRSNYNLVDAVSRCTVQVYPKSWTAIYIALDNVGMWNIRNEFWVRQYLGEQFYLRVYSPVMSPRDEYPLPENALLCGQAAGKRS